A window of the Dehalococcoidia bacterium genome harbors these coding sequences:
- a CDS encoding TldD/PmbA family protein — MPHIEDIARELASKLKEHKADYIEAHLEDSVSSYITYRGKVLESIGKGASVGGNIRALVRGGWGFASFNSLDNIDERIKLAIKEAGIAGKGESRLADIPVVVDKGIPHSRLNPIEIPLAHKKELLDGYNAIIWKTPKLQTSNIGYGDGYKRSIFLNSEGSFIQQERADVTLRLSAIASDGSQVQQANMSMGSPGDFTAIQNLDDDVKEMAQRALGLLAAPQAKGGEYTVVLDPILAGVFVHEAFGHLSEADFVYENERMRELMVLGKRFGRPELNIVDGAAVPGLRGSFKYDDEGTPAAKTHLIKEGVLVGRLHSRETAAKMGEKPTGNARAINYRYPPIVRMTNTYIEQGNTTFDEMIADIKEGVYARNWYGGTTSMEMFTFSAGEAFMIRNGRLAEMVRPVVLTGNVFETLQNIDAVGNDLDMNQGGGCGKGGQSPLPVSNGSPHIRIQKCLVGGK; from the coding sequence TTGCCTCATATTGAAGACATCGCGAGAGAGCTGGCGTCCAAGCTGAAGGAACACAAGGCCGATTACATCGAAGCCCACCTGGAAGACAGCGTATCCAGCTACATCACTTATAGAGGAAAAGTGCTAGAGTCCATCGGCAAGGGCGCCTCAGTGGGCGGCAACATTCGCGCGCTGGTGCGGGGAGGCTGGGGCTTCGCGAGCTTCAACAGCCTCGACAATATCGACGAGCGTATAAAACTGGCGATAAAAGAAGCCGGAATTGCTGGAAAGGGAGAAAGCCGCCTGGCGGACATTCCGGTGGTAGTGGATAAAGGCATCCCCCACTCCCGTCTGAATCCCATTGAAATCCCCCTGGCTCACAAAAAGGAACTACTGGACGGATATAACGCGATCATCTGGAAAACCCCCAAACTGCAAACCTCCAACATCGGCTATGGCGACGGCTATAAAAGGAGTATTTTTCTCAACTCCGAAGGCAGTTTTATTCAGCAGGAACGCGCCGACGTGACGTTGCGCCTGAGCGCCATTGCCTCCGATGGCAGCCAGGTGCAACAGGCCAACATGAGCATGGGCAGCCCCGGCGATTTCACGGCCATCCAAAACTTAGACGATGACGTGAAGGAAATGGCGCAACGCGCGCTGGGACTGCTGGCTGCCCCCCAGGCTAAAGGCGGCGAGTATACGGTTGTGCTCGACCCGATACTGGCGGGCGTTTTCGTGCACGAGGCCTTCGGCCATCTCTCCGAAGCTGATTTCGTTTACGAGAACGAGCGCATGCGCGAGCTGATGGTCTTAGGCAAGAGGTTCGGTCGCCCGGAGCTGAATATCGTTGACGGCGCGGCTGTGCCAGGTCTGCGCGGCAGCTTCAAATACGACGACGAAGGGACACCCGCCGCCAAAACTCATTTAATAAAAGAAGGTGTACTGGTGGGCCGTCTCCACTCCCGCGAGACCGCCGCCAAAATGGGTGAAAAGCCTACCGGCAACGCCCGCGCCATTAACTACCGCTACCCTCCCATCGTGCGCATGACCAACACATATATAGAACAGGGGAATACCACCTTTGACGAAATGATCGCCGACATTAAAGAAGGTGTTTACGCCCGCAACTGGTACGGCGGCACCACCAGCATGGAGATGTTCACCTTCTCCGCCGGCGAGGCCTTCATGATAAGGAACGGAAGGCTGGCTGAGATGGTGCGCCCGGTCGTCCTCACCGGCAACGTTTTCGAGACGCTACAGAACATAGACGCCGTCGGCAACGACCTCGACATGAACCAGGGCGGCGGCTGCGGCAAGGGGGGACAATCCCCCCTCCCAGTCTCCAACG